The genomic window AGTATAACCTGGGTGTTAATGGAGTAAAGGGGTCGGGTCTCCCGTTGGCTATATTGCCTATAGCCAACGGGAGACCCGACCCCTTTATCTTGCTACAATAAATAAATGAGTACACTACACAGTCAAACTTCGAATGCTCCTAGCAAATTGTATGATCTACTTGCAGGGTCACCATTGATCATCTGGTACGGATTACGGTGTATTGAACAATTTCCTCAAATCGCAGCAGAATTTCAAACCCTTGACCTCAGCAATTTCGATTTTCTCATCCTCATAGATCTCTTTACCAAATCTATAGGGCTCCTATTTGCAGCCATATTGATAATCTTGGTAATCGTGAGATCACCCGCTAGTGCAGGGACGCAAGGTTTTCTACCAAGAATCGTCGCTTTTTTAGGCGCTTTTCTGAGTATTACACTGCTTAGGCTGCCTCTTCAGCCTATACCCTGGATCTTTCAGCTCATTTCATTGACGTTAATGATCGTTGGAATTAGCTTTGCAGTGTATTCTTTAATGTGGTTAGGGCGTTCATTCAGTGTAATGCCCGAAGCTCGGAAGCTTGTGACCACTGGTCCTTACGCACTCGTTCGTCATCCCGTTTATTTAGGTGAAGAAATTGCAATCATTGGCCTTGCTATAGAATATTTTTCTTTAACAGCTTTGTCTATCGTATTGTTTCAATCAGGTTTTCAACTCTATCGTATGCATTTTGAAGAGCAAGTCATGCGCGAGTCATTTCCGGAATACATCGAGTATGAAGCCAGAGTCAAGCGATTGGTCCCCTATATCTACTAGGCTTAAGATCATCGGGGAAGGAAAATCTTCTAAACCTTTATTTTCAACTTAATTTCTTGATTTTGAAGGCTATTTTGCTTCACAGTAGATTGTTTATGTAATAGTTGGCTTAACGCTTGATATCGCTTCAAAGCATGCTTAAAATGATGAGTTTGGCTATGGAAAGTTACACTTGGAAGAAGCATGCATTATTATACACCTTTAAAATCGATTAAATTGTCGGGCTTTAAGTCCTTCGTAGACCCCACAGTGATCTCGCTGACCTCAAACCTCACTGCTGTTGTGGGTCCCAACGGTTGTGGCAAATCAAACGTGGTTGATGCAATTCGCTGGGTAATCGGGGAAAGTTCCGCCAAAAATCTTCGCGCTGAATCCATGGCCGACGTGATATTCAATGGTACAACCAATCGTAAACCGGTAGGACAAGCTTCCATTGAACTGACCTTCGATAACACTGACGGACGATTAAGTAGCGAATATGCAAACTACAATGAGATATCTGTCCGCCGTATACTGCAACGTGATGGTCAATCGCAGTATTTTCTCAACAACACTCGTTGTCGTCGTAAAGACATTTTGGACATCTTTTTAGGTACAGGGCTAGGTCCACGCAGTTACTCCATCATCGAGCAAGGCATGATATCTCGTATTATCGAAGCGAAGCCGGAAGATTTACGTATATTCCTTGAAGAAACGGCAGGAATTTCTAAATACAAAGAGCGTCGACGTGAAACCGAAACCCGCATTCGTCATACTCGTGAAAATCTCGATCGACTAAAAGATTTACGCGACGAATTAGAAAAACAACTCGATAAACTCAAACGTCAATCTAGCGCAGCTGAGCGCTATAAAGTGCTTAATCAAGAATTGAGGGTAATGAGTGCACAAGCGCACTTAATGCAATTGAGAGATTTGCACGGAACAATGTCAGATCTTTCACAACGTGTTCAGGTGAATGAAACATTAATTGAGTCGAAAATCGCCGAGCAGTTAAATATCGATAAAAATATTGAATTAATACGTATTCAGCACACCGAAAAAAATGATCAGTGCAATGAAATTCAATCTCAATATTATCAATTAGGTACTGAGATTGCGAAATTAGAGCATACCATCTCTCATTCACTCGAACGAGAACAACAATTAAGAAATGATCTCACTCAGATCGAAAGCAATTTACGACGACTAGATGAACAACAAATCGCTGATCAAGATCAATTGCGCGATGCACAACAAGATTTACTCCAAATAGAAGAAAACTCAAGACAACATGCTCAAGAAGCCGCAGAATCTGCAACATTACTTGAAGAAGCGCAAAATCAACTTCAAGCTTCACAACAAGCCTGGGATGCTTTTCAATCCACAATCGGCGATACGAAACGTCATCTCGAAGTCACACGAACTCAATTGCAACATCATGAACACAGAGCGGAGTCTCTTGAAAATCGACGCGCTCGTTTGTTGCAATTACTTGAAGAATTATCAACGAATGATATCTCTGAAAATGTAGAACTTCATCAACAACAATTAGCAGAATTACAAAGCGAGTTAAGTATACTGCAACAATTGTTGGATGAATCAAAAACTAAAATTTCCGAATATCGCGAATCACAACGTAACGCTCAAGAATCTTTACAAGATAGTCAAGGACAATTACAACGTCTGCAAGGTCGTCAAAGTTCTTTACACGCATTACAAGAAGTTGCAATGGGTCGTAAAAATTCTCAGCATCAAGCGTGGTTGGCAGAGCAAGGTCTTGCAGAGAATACTCGATTAGCCGAGGTATTAACCGTAGACGCAGGATGGGAAAAAGCAGTCGAAACAGTACTGGATCAGCATTTGGAATCTATCTGTGTCGATAATTATTCTCAGATCATCGATCACATCGATCAATTAGGCGCCGCAAAAATTAGTTTCTTAAACTCATCTGTCAATGCAGAGCATGCAACACAAAATTCGGCAACGCCACTCTCAGATAAAGTGCAGACGCATTTACCGATCTCAAAATTATTATCGGGCGTTTATTGCGTAGACAATATTCATGCTGCACTGGAACTTCTGCCACGATTAAATGCTAGCGAATCGATTGTGACACTCGACGGTATTTGGCTTAGTCATTTATGGCTACGTATCCATCACGCCGTTGACGAACACACGGGGGTATTAGCTCGACAACAAGAACTGGCCGATATCGCCACTCAAATTGAACATGCTCAAGAACAGGTGGATAGTAAGCAAGAATTGCTGCAGTCACTTACTGAATTACTTCATAATGCTGAACACGAACTGGAATTCCAGCAACAACATCATCGCGAAAAATCTACTCAATTAGGGGATACCCGATCTCAATTAAGTGCTCAACATTCAAAATTAGAGCAACTTCAAGAACGTCAAAAAGATATCCAAAAAGAAATTAACGAGATCAATGAAAATGCAGCTCACATTCAATCTGATATTCAAACTTGCAAACACACACTTGAACAAGCTGAACAGCAACTTGCCATTCACGCTCAAGATGAACGAGATTTACAAGCTCAGCGCACGAATGCACAAGAACACTATCGTCAGTTACAACACAATGCTAATTTGAGTAAGCAAAAAGCCGATGAAATGCAAATTCGTTGCGCTTCAACTCAAAATCAAATTCATTATTTGGAGCAGGGTATTGCACGAGCAAGCCAACAAGTCCAACAACTCACAGAACGACGAGAAACTGCGCTGGATTCTATTTCATCATTGTTGGAACCTTTGCCCGAAATGCGTGACCAGTTGAGTACATTATTAGAACAAAGATTGGACGTTGAAAAAGCACTTACTGCTGCAAAACAACAATTAAGTGAATTTGATCAACAATTGCGTGACGCCGAAAAACGACGAGCGCATATTGAAGAAGACTGTCAGGAAATTCGACATCAACATGAACAACTACGTCTTCAAGAACAAACAGCGAAAGTGAAAGCTGAAGCCCACCAAGAGCACATTGCAAAAAGTGGATTAACGAACGAAGAAATATTACAAGATTTACCTGAAGATGCTGAAGTTTCAGTTTGGCATGAAAAAATTGAAGCGAATGAGCTTCGCATTCAACGATTGGGACCCATTAATTTAGCGGCCATTGAAGAATTTCAACAATCTGCGGAACGCAAAGAATATCTTGATCAACAAAATGCAGACTTAACAGAAGCTCTAGAAACATTAGAATCTGCTATTCGGAAAATTGATCGCGAAACTCGTGCGAAATTTAAAGAAACCTTCGATCAAGTGAATCAAACTTTCGAAGCTTATTTCCCTAAAATTTTCGGTGGCGGCCAAGCGTGTCTTGAACTAACGGGTGATGAATTGTTAGACGCAGGGGTGACTGTAAAAGCGCAACCTCCAGGAAAACGAAATACTTCGATTCACGTACTGTCGGGTGGTGAAAAAGCATTAACTGCTATAGCCCTAGTCTTTTCACTATTTCAGTTAAATCCAGCACCTTTCTGTATTTTGGATGAGGTTGACGCACCTTTAGATGACGCAAACGTGGGGCGTTATTGCAACCTCGTGAAAGAAATGTCAGAAAAAGTACAATTTCTATTTATCAGCCACAATAAAATTGCGATTGAAATGGCAAAACAACTCTGTGGTGTGACTATGCATGAACCGGGAGTATCCCGTATGGTCGCTGTGGATATTGATGAAGCCATCGCGATGGCTGAGGCTTAACAGTACAAAGGAATATAAAAAATGGGCATCAAGGCAGTAATTATTCTAAGCATTTTAGCAATGCTTTTCGGCGTTATCATTCTATTTATATGGATTGATCAACGTCGACAACAAAAACGCTTACGAACTATCGCACGACAAAATCGAGAAAATCGAGATCGTTCTCGATCTGACGTTGATCCTCTGATAGCTGAAGTTGCAGGAAGTAGTGCGTATGATGATGGTATTTTGTCTGCACCTCGGATTGTGAGTCAACCCACGGAACAAACCCAAAATGCTACGATAAACCCAACAACCGCCTACAAAACCCCAACTCCCCCAACAGCTCGAACGGTACAAGTTTCTTCTGCAACCGCTGCAACAACTCGTACGCCACGAATAACACCGTTTCCTACTCCCCCTCAAACTCAAACTCCAGGCTATCGTGCTGCACAATCGGCAGCAAGACTTCAAGCGATCAAACAAAAACCATTAAATCCAAAGTTTGTTCCTCCTAGTTCGGTCAGTATTACTAATGAACCAGAAACCATAAATACAAACACGTTGGAAACAAGTGAACAGAATCAACAATCTATTCAAGATACACCATCCAGCTACACAGAGCAGGTGAGTGATCTAACCTATGATTCCAATGAAACAACATCGACTGAAGATGAGAGTCAAAATAATTCTCAGACAGCACAAACACTTCCACCCTATATAACGTTCTCAATCATGGCTGAAAAAGATAAACCTTTTGGTGGTTATGATTTACTTCAGGCCATTTTAGGCGTTGGATTACGACACGGTGAGCATCAAATATTTCATCGCTATGCTGTTAATGATCCCACTAAAATTCTTTTCAGTTTAGCTTCAATAGCGAAACCAGGCACATTTTTGTTGGAAGATATGGGAGTTTTTAGCACCCCAGGTCTTATTTTTATTTTTGAAATTGATCGAACTCCTGAGCTATTAAATTCATTCGAACTATTACTTCAAACAGCACGTCAGCTGAACGATGAACTCGATGGAAATTTACTCGATGAAAAACGTGATGCTCTGACAACCGAACGCATACAAGCCCTGCGCGAACAACTACGCGAAGTTACTCCGGTGGCAGATATTATCGATGACCAGTAGTGTTCAAAAAAAAATTGAGCAATTAAAACAACAAATTTACGAGCATAATTTTCATTATTACATTGAAGACTCACCGATTGTTTCCGATGCTGAATACGATAAATTATTTCGGGAATTACACGATCTAGAAACACAACACCCAGAATTCATTACCACTGATTCTCCGACCCAACGCGTTGGACCCACTCCTCAAACTGAACTTGCTGAAGCTAAACATTTAATTCCGATGTTATCGTTGGATAACGCATTCACAGATGAAGAAGTTGAGCAATTTGATCGCCGCGTTCAACAACGGTTAAAACAGTCAGAACAATTAGAGTTTGTGTGCGAACCCAAATTAGATGGTGTGGCAGTAAGTTTAATTTATGAACACGGAATTCTTGTTCGTAGTGCTACTCGTGGAGATGGTACAACCGGTGAAGATATCACCCAAAATGTACGGACCATTGCGACAATTCCTCTTAAATTACATACGAAAAACCCACCCACATTATTAGAAATTCGTGGTGAGATTGTTATGCCTTTAAAAGGTTTTGAAGCATTCAACAAAAAAGCCGCAGCTGAAGGTCAAAAAGTATTTGTGAATCCTCGTAACGCAGCAGCAGGCAGTTTAAGACAACTCGATTCACGTATTACTGCACAACGCCCACTCGAATTTTTTTGTTACGCTCTGGGCAAATTGCAAGGAGGCCATTTACCAAAAACACATTACGAACAATTACAGCAATTGTCGTCGTGGGGATTACGGATTAATCCACTGATAAAACACGTTGAGGGAATTGCACAATGTTTAGATTATTATCAAGCGATGAATAAAATAAGAGCTAAATTACCGTATGATATCGATGGTGTTGTGTATAAAGTGAACAGCATTGCTACTCAAGAAGAGTTAGGTTTTGTTTCGCGTTCACCACGCTGGGCCATTGCGCATAAATTTCCTGCTGTAGAAGAACAAACAATTGTTGAAGGCATCGATTTTCAAGTAGGTCGCACGGGTGTGTTAACACCAGTTGCACGACTCAAGCCTGTTTTTGTTGGTGGAGTGACTGTGAGCAATGCCACACTACACAACATCGAAGAAGCTCATCGTAAAGATGTACGCCTAGGTGATACTGTGATGGTGCGTCGTGCGGGTGATGTCATCCCAGAAGTTGTTGCTGTAATTTTAGCGAATAGACCTGCGAACACTCATGCAGTGAAATTACCCAAACACTGTCCAGTCTGCAAAGCAGAAGTCATTAAACCCGAGGGTGAAGTGGCTGCACGCTGCACCGGCGGATTATATTGTCCAGCGCAGGTAAAAGAATCCATCAAACATTATGCTTCCAGAAAAGCCATGGATATTGAAGGCCTCGGAGATAAAGTCGCAGAACAACTTGTTGATGAAGGATTGCTTCATGATATTGCGGGAATTTATTCATTAGATCGTAATGCACTTATTAATTTAGAACGCATGGGTGAAAAATCCGCTGATAATTTAATTGATGCGATTAATCACAGTAAAAATACGACTTTACAACGCTTTTTATTTGCACTAGGTATTCGAGAAGTAGGGGAGGCAACTGCACGTGCATTAGCTCAGCATTTTGGTGACTTAGAATTAATCGAAAATGCCACTGAAGAAACGCTTCAAGAAGTGTCGGACATAGGTCCTGTTGTTGCCGTGAATATTGCAGGCTTTTTTAGACAAAAACATAATCGAGAATTAATTGAGAATTGTCGCAAATCCGGTGTTCACTGGCCTAAAATTGAACGTCCTGCTGCTAAAGACTTGCCACTGACCGGAAAAACATTCGTATTAACAGGCACTCTGATTTCACTCTCTCGTGACGAAGCTAAAGCGAAATTAGAAGCCCTAGGCGCAAACGTTGCAGGCAGTGTTTCAAAAAATACCGATTATGTTGTTGCTGGTGAAAAAGCAGGCTCTAAATTAACTAAAGCCGAGGAACTAGGAATAACTATTCTAGACGAAGAAGAATTTTTAAGAAGATGGGGGCATGTCTAACATTGAAACTAGCTTACCTCGTGGACTTCTTCAAAGTGCGAGACTAACGTTTCAATCTAGAGCTGACCCCATCCACTCGATTTAATAGTCTGTAAAATTGTTTTTACTCATACTGACGTTTACCACCTTCGAGCTATCAACCTCAATTATGCTATTTTCGGGATTGTTAGGTGATTTTGATTTAAAGGTATTTCCTTCGATAGTTAATGTCTCTGTTTTTGTATTTTCAAACAGCTCAGATTTATTTACATGCACTCTAAATAATCCGTAGAAAGCATTACCTTTAATGCTAATATTACGAATTCTTGGCCAAAAATCATATTTTGGTGGATCGGCAGATGGATTGTGACCTGCTTTTTTGGGGCTCACTGTAATAAGACACTTTGAGTTTTTTGGATTACCTAAGATGTTGAAGTGATTATCTGAGATTTCGACATCAATATTCGTTGGCAACCGGGAAGGGTATTGTAGACATGAATCAAAGCTGAGCTTACTATTAATTTGCAGCCCAGCTATGGTAATAAGTCCAGTAAAATATTCATTAACATGGTCTTGGTTTTCACCCACGCACTCGATATTCACTATATTATTTTGAATAATCAATTTGCCATTGTCGTAAACAACCCCAGGCCAAGACAAAGTAGAATTATCTATGTTAAAAGCATCGCTACCAAAGTCAACAAACTCGCCGTGACGATAATTTTCAACAGAGATGGGAGGATTACCAGCAACTTGATAGAACTTGCTAATAGTTACATGATTGTCTTTTACAGTAAACTTACCGCCGCGCGCTTCATTAAAATAAAAAGCAGAATCACAATGGCGGTAATCTGAAGGAAATGACCTGGTCTCTTTATAGTTATTGGTGGTAATGATGTTATGTACAAAATTGTTATTATACCCGCCAATGTTAAATCCACTGCCTTTTAGAATGTTATCATGAAAACCCGAATCTTCTGTATTACCATGAAAATTTGCCAGGCCGATTTTATCTATAACTGTCTCTATTAAAACACCTTTATTATCATAAGATTGGAGAGGTGCGCTTTTTGCTATGAACGTACAACCAGTGATTTTGATATCCCGATTAACTATTCCAATGGAACCTATCGCGCCAGAGCCCGTAGCAATCGCGTGCCCAAATGACCTGGCTTCAACAACATCGTTTACATTAATTAACTGTGAATATCCAATGCCAATTGAATAGGCATCTTGGTTTGGGAAAATCGTGGAATAGCCGGGAAATTTGGTAGGTTTTTTTATGCGTGTAGAGTCAGGTATTGCAATAATATATTTGCCTTTATTAATATTTACATTAAAGCAATTTGATACAAATAGGCCACTATTATATGATGCATCAATTACAAATATATTATTGACTTTACTATTGACACAATAACTCAGTCGAATTGCAGTCAAAGACTTTAAATTAACTTCAGTTTGGGTTTTAGCATCTACAATAGTGAAATTTTCTAAGGTTACTTCGATAGGGTTTACCTTGAAAATCTCAAATGATTTAAATGAGGGAATGCTAAAATACTCGTATTTACCTCGCGGTGTAAACTCGATCGATTTTTGATCTGGGATATTCGATAGTGTAAGAAATTCACCCTGGTAATAATACTTTCTTGTGCCATAACTATAGTCATTGGGATTAGTCAAAATTAATCGGTCAGTAAGTTTTAGTCCATGTGCAAATCTAAAAGTCACTTTATTCGTCACCCTATCATTAAGTGTTTGAGAAATAGATATAGGGGTATTAATATTTGCACTGCCATGAATATCGAAAAATACAGAATTCTTATTAGAATTACAAAATTCGAGAATTGTATCCGAACAATCCACGGGCTCTCCTATACTAGGTAGCATCACGGGCTGCAAATTTGTACTACCTTTAATAATTTTACTCATCGATAAAGTAATAGATTTACTAAAAACATATCTTCCTGGAGGAATATATATTTCACTATATTGTGTACTATCAAAAGCAGCCTGAAATGCTTCATTATTGCTCTTGCATGCATTTGGACCAGGAGGCTCTCCTGGTTTTAAATGATCTGGTATTGCCCTAAACGGTTGACCTGCACTATCGTGAAAAACAGTTGTTATATCCAAGACATGACTTGGCAGGGCACTGCTAGCAAAATTTCTACTAAGAATAGAGCTCGCCATTGATCTGAGCGCACTAGAACCAGATGTTGTTCTAAAAGTATTTGGTGAAGTGCCGAAAAATGTTGCTAGGTAGCCTTTTGAACGCATAACCTCATCCTTAGTATTTTGTCCAGGCTTAATTAACTCGATTTCATTACGAGCGTACAAAAGCCCTAATCAGTTTATATTGTTAATTCAGTAATGCAATGGTTATTTTTGGAAAGGGATATGGCAGTGATCCAATTATATCTACTATGAGTGAAAGGGTTTATGATTTTTACAAAGCTTATGAGAATGCAGTACAACATGAAGAAGAGCATCGCAAGACCAACACAAGGAGTGGACAGCCTTAATTCAGGCTACTACCCTGACCCCATAGAAGTAATGGAAATCGATCATTGTTCACCGGTTCCGGTCTCTAATAATGTTGAAGGCTGATTGATATTGCGAAAGATTGAAAATGTCTACTCAATTAATGATGAATTTTTTGATATCAAGTCCAGTAATCATCTTGTAGTGTGCATGATTCCCGCTCAACAAAGTTTCGCCGCGAATATCAGCTGATGCCGCAATTAATGCATCTGCCATTTGCAACCCATCGCTGAGTCTAAATCTTTCCAAGAAGTAAATTGCCCTTGAAGTAATTTCATGGTCTAAGCTAATAATATCAATCTCACGTGCGCTGATGAAATGCTTTAAATAACGTAACTCTTCTTTATTTTTCACTCCTTGGAGTAGCTCCATGTAAACAACTGCGCTTATAGAGAAACGCCCAATCTTGTCGAGTGTTTTCTTGGCTTTCTCGTACCCTCGAAAATACCAAATCAGCACATCGGTATCTACAATCATAGTGACCGACCTTCGCGTAGCTTGCGGATAAATTTGTGAACATCCACCATGTCCTTATGGCTTTCCCACATTCCAAAGGCGGGATCAATGCTAACTTCTTTTCGTGTGGATTTAATAGGAACTATCTGCGCACAAGCATGACCATGTGATTTAACTGTCACGGAGACACCTCGATTGACAGTGTCGATAATCTCTTTAGTATTAGCCCTTAGCTCTCTAATTGAAACATCCATAATCACCCCGATATATTGTGTACAATTATAAGTGTACACAATTTTGACTCGATTGTCAATGGATAAACGGCGAGTGGTGGCAGGTCTAACATTGAAACTAGTTTTATCTCGTGGACTTCTGCAGAGTGTGAGACTAATGTTTCAATGTCAGACCTGACCCTATCCTCTAATTGTTGCGCGCGGTATTTTGGGTATTTTGATGGTGGATATAAACTATTGACCCTTGATTGAACGCATCAACACTGTAGGCAATAATCCATCCTAATCCTGCGCCAGCTATCGTATCCGCTAAAAAATTATGATTTAGCGCAACAAGACTTAGCACAACTAAAAGGCTAATAATGATCGCAGGAACCTTTAAGATTGGGTAACGCAACGCAAGAAATGTTACCGAAGCAATCGTGAGAGAAGCATGGCTTGATGGAAAAGCTTGGAAGGCTTCTGTTTTGCTCGCGAGAAAATGAAAACCATAATCGTTTGTGTCAATTAAAGAAGGATTATGATCAATAGTCCACGTTGTTGGCCAATAACGTCCAAAAAGAAATTTTGACCATTCCGTCCAAAAATCGGTAATAACAAGTGTGATGCTGGTCAGCGTTAAATTACTCAAAAAAGGAGAGACTCGGCCAATTATCCAACTGAATATATGCACAGTGAAAACGCCTAGAGCAGCAGCAACATCAAAGATTTTTGGAATATGAAAAAATAGCTGCAAGATATGATGTGGTATTGGTTCATGCTTATGAAACCAATAGGCAATAGGTTTGTCAAAAAAATAATAGGATAACAGCGTAGTCGATACTGTCGCGAATGAAACTAGAAATATATTTCTTAAGAAGACTGATTTACGGAATTTCATAAGAACCTCCAAAATCACCACTCTTAGTGACATTATAGCATAATTTCAGATTAAAATCTTGTGGCGCCTCTGAACAGGAGGGGGCAGTTCTTTGCTTGATGCATAGTCAATCTTAATAACTTGAATAAGATTTCACCATGAAGTATGATAGTTGCAATTTCATAGTGGGGTATAATCAGAATGAAAAACAATACTGAGACATTATCAGTCGACCAAAAACGAGAACACATCAAATCACACTTCCAATATGTCTTACCTGAATCATGCTTGATATCTGTGGAAATCGTTAACGCGATGTATGATTTATGCCTTGTCCAAAAACAACTTAATTTGGCCATCGAAGCTTTCAACAATCCGGATTACAAAAATAAACTGTCTCAACTGAAAGCTCTGTGGCAAGAATGTTACCAAAAATCACACGACATTCTTCTTCAATACAACCAAGTTAATTTTGATCGTTATCTTGAAAGAATGATTAACGCACATCGGCGAAAAGTTGTTATGTTGCGCACAATTATTGATACTGGTAACGCAAAATCTTGCCTTTCTTTTTTTGAGCGTTGGATTATTTGCTCTGATCCTATAAAAAGCTTGAGATCACTTCTCCCGGAATGGCTATCAATACCACCTCCAACCACACGAGATAATATTGAAATCGCGAATACGATGCGTCAATTAGTTGAATATTTTATTCTTCAAGCTAATATACAAGATCGATCATTCGACTCAATGAGAAGTTTGTTGGGCTTCTTCTCAGATCTCAATAATCCAGATAAGACACCACAACCATTATATCAAAAACTTCATACATCACCTCGCGTAGTTCTGACCAAATTGCTGATGACACTATTACAAGACTTTTCAAATCGCGCAAAATACGACCTTGTTTACCAGCAAAATATTGGCACTTTTAGAGATCTGCTTGATGAAATTATAGCCTTACGCTGCACTCAAGAACTCAGACCATTACTTATCGATCTAATTCAAGTGATTGTTGAAGAAGATAATGGAAAAATCATATTGCCTGAATTAATTCCTGAAATTGCGAGACCAAGAAGTATTCTGGATCCAATTAGGTCCCTAGTTCAGATTCCCTATAGTGTACTCAATACTGCATTTGGCTTTACAAGTCGATTATACGCAACAGTAGTTGAAACATTTGGAGACGCTCATGAAGAAGAAGCTCCGGCAACTGATGGATCACCTTTTCTACCTCCACTCTAAAGAAGGGCAGGGGTCTGATCTTTGCTTGATGCATAGTCAATTTGTTGCTTTTTCAGCACTATGACTAAACCACTAAAAATAGAATCTATAAGGATCAATCCAATAAGATTAATGTAGAAGATGTCAACTATCTCAATAAGTGTCAAGAAGTCTTATTTTCATTTGTCTTATTTATATAGTCGATTTCAGCTTGATTTATTTTTTCCATGTTTTCTACTGTCCAGGATGTCAACGAGCTCATAACTACGCCCAAATTTTTTCCTAACGGTGTTAAGGTATATTCAACTTTCATGGGTAGTACAGGGAAAGACTGTCGTGCGACAAAGCCATAACGTTCTAATTTGTTTAAAGATTGTGATAACATTTTCGGGGATATGCCGCCTATTTCACGTTTTAATTCACCAAACCGATAAACTTTGTGAATCAACAAATTGATGATCAAAATTGACCATTTATCACTTATGCATTCTAGAACATTACGTGATGGGCAACGCTCACTATAAACAGAATAACTCGGTTTCAGGACTTTCTTTTCATTATCAGCCATTTTTATACCTAATACATAACACATGTTCAGTATACATCAGATACTCTGTTTTCTCAAGTTAATTTGGGATATTTTAGTTTTTAGCTAGTTACTTTTTGGTAACTAATTGAATTATTGCGCTGATGCAAGTAGGATTAAATTTCGTAAATAATAGTAGCGGAGATTTTAAAATGATTAGATATAAAAAAAACGCATCACTCATATC from Gammaproteobacteria bacterium includes these protein-coding regions:
- a CDS encoding type II toxin-antitoxin system VapC family toxin; the protein is MIVDTDVLIWYFRGYEKAKKTLDKIGRFSISAVVYMELLQGVKNKEELRYLKHFISAREIDIISLDHEITSRAIYFLERFRLSDGLQMADALIAASADIRGETLLSGNHAHYKMITGLDIKKFIIN
- a CDS encoding isoprenylcysteine carboxylmethyltransferase family protein, producing the protein MSTLHSQTSNAPSKLYDLLAGSPLIIWYGLRCIEQFPQIAAEFQTLDLSNFDFLILIDLFTKSIGLLFAAILIILVIVRSPASAGTQGFLPRIVAFLGAFLSITLLRLPLQPIPWIFQLISLTLMIVGISFAVYSLMWLGRSFSVMPEARKLVTTGPYALVRHPVYLGEEIAIIGLAIEYFSLTALSIVLFQSGFQLYRMHFEEQVMRESFPEYIEYEARVKRLVPYIY
- the smc gene encoding chromosome segregation protein SMC; the encoded protein is MHYYTPLKSIKLSGFKSFVDPTVISLTSNLTAVVGPNGCGKSNVVDAIRWVIGESSAKNLRAESMADVIFNGTTNRKPVGQASIELTFDNTDGRLSSEYANYNEISVRRILQRDGQSQYFLNNTRCRRKDILDIFLGTGLGPRSYSIIEQGMISRIIEAKPEDLRIFLEETAGISKYKERRRETETRIRHTRENLDRLKDLRDELEKQLDKLKRQSSAAERYKVLNQELRVMSAQAHLMQLRDLHGTMSDLSQRVQVNETLIESKIAEQLNIDKNIELIRIQHTEKNDQCNEIQSQYYQLGTEIAKLEHTISHSLEREQQLRNDLTQIESNLRRLDEQQIADQDQLRDAQQDLLQIEENSRQHAQEAAESATLLEEAQNQLQASQQAWDAFQSTIGDTKRHLEVTRTQLQHHEHRAESLENRRARLLQLLEELSTNDISENVELHQQQLAELQSELSILQQLLDESKTKISEYRESQRNAQESLQDSQGQLQRLQGRQSSLHALQEVAMGRKNSQHQAWLAEQGLAENTRLAEVLTVDAGWEKAVETVLDQHLESICVDNYSQIIDHIDQLGAAKISFLNSSVNAEHATQNSATPLSDKVQTHLPISKLLSGVYCVDNIHAALELLPRLNASESIVTLDGIWLSHLWLRIHHAVDEHTGVLARQQELADIATQIEHAQEQVDSKQELLQSLTELLHNAEHELEFQQQHHREKSTQLGDTRSQLSAQHSKLEQLQERQKDIQKEINEINENAAHIQSDIQTCKHTLEQAEQQLAIHAQDERDLQAQRTNAQEHYRQLQHNANLSKQKADEMQIRCASTQNQIHYLEQGIARASQQVQQLTERRETALDSISSLLEPLPEMRDQLSTLLEQRLDVEKALTAAKQQLSEFDQQLRDAEKRRAHIEEDCQEIRHQHEQLRLQEQTAKVKAEAHQEHIAKSGLTNEEILQDLPEDAEVSVWHEKIEANELRIQRLGPINLAAIEEFQQSAERKEYLDQQNADLTEALETLESAIRKIDRETRAKFKETFDQVNQTFEAYFPKIFGGGQACLELTGDELLDAGVTVKAQPPGKRNTSIHVLSGGEKALTAIALVFSLFQLNPAPFCILDEVDAPLDDANVGRYCNLVKEMSEKVQFLFISHNKIAIEMAKQLCGVTMHEPGVSRMVAVDIDEAIAMAEA
- the ligA gene encoding NAD-dependent DNA ligase LigA, which produces MTSSVQKKIEQLKQQIYEHNFHYYIEDSPIVSDAEYDKLFRELHDLETQHPEFITTDSPTQRVGPTPQTELAEAKHLIPMLSLDNAFTDEEVEQFDRRVQQRLKQSEQLEFVCEPKLDGVAVSLIYEHGILVRSATRGDGTTGEDITQNVRTIATIPLKLHTKNPPTLLEIRGEIVMPLKGFEAFNKKAAAEGQKVFVNPRNAAAGSLRQLDSRITAQRPLEFFCYALGKLQGGHLPKTHYEQLQQLSSWGLRINPLIKHVEGIAQCLDYYQAMNKIRAKLPYDIDGVVYKVNSIATQEELGFVSRSPRWAIAHKFPAVEEQTIVEGIDFQVGRTGVLTPVARLKPVFVGGVTVSNATLHNIEEAHRKDVRLGDTVMVRRAGDVIPEVVAVILANRPANTHAVKLPKHCPVCKAEVIKPEGEVAARCTGGLYCPAQVKESIKHYASRKAMDIEGLGDKVAEQLVDEGLLHDIAGIYSLDRNALINLERMGEKSADNLIDAINHSKNTTLQRFLFALGIREVGEATARALAQHFGDLELIENATEETLQEVSDIGPVVAVNIAGFFRQKHNRELIENCRKSGVHWPKIERPAAKDLPLTGKTFVLTGTLISLSRDEAKAKLEALGANVAGSVSKNTDYVVAGEKAGSKLTKAEELGITILDEEEFLRRWGHV